A region of Candidatus Nezhaarchaeota archaeon DNA encodes the following proteins:
- a CDS encoding phosphoglucomutase/phosphomannomutase family protein: MVIRFGTDGWRGIMDREFTIDGVKLVAQAIADYIRSRGFAKSGVVIGYDVRRNSEGYAKACIEVLAGNNITTYRMILDTPTPVVAFAVTRLKAGGAIMITASHNPPEYNGIKFIPHYGGPAMPEVTQEIERLVSSANVREMSIREAERRGLIVDVDFREEYLERILSLIDIDVIRRSKLKVLVNPLHGSAIGYVDEALRRAGCEVRCIRDNRDPTFGGLMPDPTMSEVLSDMAPLMRDFEVGLSVDGDGDRVAAYSHSFISPNMLFPILLKLMLDKGIRGGVVRTVATTHMIDYIAIKNGLRIYEVPVGFKNIAPLLLMGEAVIGGEESGGFGYKWHVPEKDGIITCLYIVEALASSGKRRLEDLIQYIGKEYKLLYSLRGHVSIQNHDMFKASLRGFEPDSVCGYPVKSITRIDGVKLLTDRGWLLIRPSGTEPIVRVYAEAEDLSTAKGLLEWGLRKAEELSKPR; the protein is encoded by the coding sequence TTGGTTATAAGGTTTGGGACCGATGGTTGGAGAGGGATCATGGATAGGGAGTTCACGATTGATGGCGTCAAGCTCGTGGCTCAAGCGATAGCTGATTACATTAGGAGTCGTGGTTTCGCAAAGAGCGGGGTGGTCATTGGGTATGATGTTAGGAGAAACTCTGAAGGTTATGCCAAGGCCTGCATTGAGGTTTTAGCTGGGAACAACATCACTACATATAGAATGATTCTCGATACGCCGACTCCCGTAGTCGCCTTCGCAGTTACTAGGCTTAAAGCTGGTGGAGCAATAATGATAACTGCATCCCATAACCCTCCTGAATACAATGGCATAAAGTTTATACCCCATTATGGGGGACCAGCGATGCCAGAGGTAACACAAGAAATTGAAAGGTTAGTGTCGAGTGCCAACGTTAGGGAAATGAGCATTAGAGAGGCGGAGAGGAGAGGGCTCATAGTCGATGTAGACTTTAGAGAAGAATACTTGGAGCGGATTCTCTCGCTCATAGATATCGATGTCATTAGGAGGTCTAAGCTCAAGGTGCTGGTCAACCCACTACATGGGTCTGCTATAGGCTACGTGGATGAGGCTCTAAGAAGGGCTGGCTGTGAGGTGAGGTGCATACGTGATAATAGGGATCCAACCTTTGGCGGCTTGATGCCAGACCCCACAATGTCAGAGGTCTTGAGCGACATGGCCCCTCTAATGCGAGACTTTGAGGTTGGGCTTTCAGTTGATGGCGATGGGGATAGAGTAGCTGCCTACTCGCATAGTTTCATATCACCTAATATGCTGTTCCCCATACTTCTTAAGCTCATGCTAGATAAAGGGATTAGAGGAGGAGTTGTTAGGACTGTTGCCACGACGCACATGATTGACTACATAGCGATAAAGAATGGCTTAAGAATATACGAGGTACCAGTAGGCTTCAAGAACATAGCGCCCCTCTTATTAATGGGTGAAGCAGTCATTGGTGGAGAGGAGAGCGGAGGTTTTGGGTATAAGTGGCATGTGCCTGAGAAAGATGGTATTATAACGTGTCTCTACATAGTTGAAGCATTAGCTAGTAGTGGTAAAAGGCGCTTGGAGGACTTAATCCAGTACATAGGTAAAGAGTATAAGCTGCTTTATAGCCTTAGAGGTCACGTAAGTATTCAGAACCATGACATGTTTAAGGCTTCCTTGAGAGGCTTCGAACCTGATAGCGTGTGCGGATATCCTGTTAAGAGCATAACTAGAATTGATGGGGTGAAGCTCTTAACTGATAGGGGTTGGCTCCTCATAAGACCATCAGGAACGGAGCCTATTGTGAGGGTTTATGCTGAAGCTGAGGATCTGAGCACAGCAAAGGGCTTGTTAGAGTGGGGCTTAAGGAAGGCTGAGGAATTATCTAAGCCCCGTTGA
- a CDS encoding metallophosphoesterase: MIIGLLSDTHDNIQAISEAVKIFNDRKVGLVLHAGDYVAPFTYNAYKGLKCPLVGVFGNVDGDRLLLRERFSSIGFKVEGDFEEVKVEGVKIALIHGLHSQIVDALALSGNYDVVVHGHTHMRRCDKMGKALIVNPGEACGYLYGIKSIALLDIATLKVEFIEL; this comes from the coding sequence ATGATAATAGGACTGCTATCCGACACCCATGATAACATTCAGGCAATAAGTGAGGCAGTTAAGATATTTAATGATAGAAAAGTGGGACTGGTTCTTCACGCTGGTGACTATGTTGCTCCATTCACTTACAACGCTTATAAGGGCTTGAAGTGTCCACTTGTAGGAGTCTTTGGTAACGTTGATGGAGATAGGCTCTTATTGAGAGAAAGGTTTTCAAGTATAGGGTTTAAAGTTGAAGGCGACTTTGAAGAGGTGAAGGTTGAGGGGGTTAAAATAGCATTAATCCACGGCTTACATTCTCAAATAGTTGATGCTCTAGCGTTGAGCGGCAATTACGACGTAGTTGTTCACGGTCACACCCACATGAGGAGGTGTGATAAAATGGGTAAGGCTCTCATCGTAAATCCAGGTGAGGCGTGTGGATACCTGTATGGCATTAAATCGATAGCTCTACTTGATATAGCAACGCTTAAAGTAGAGTTCATAGAACTTTAA
- a CDS encoding DUF4921 family protein yields MSEPEIRHDVTIDCLTIIAPHRAMRPKKMAETSCPFCPGNEDKTPPASLIYSRIGSEIVKLADSEHERVRSWLVRCFPNMFPALREDVPFEEKCSEALFFAMKAYRGFGYHEIIVESPDHRAHPPNSTLRQMELVMEAYFEVVTRLSYERNVRYVCLFRNYKSEAGASISHPHSQVIALPLVPPTIKRKISASRRYNRERGGCMYCDLIELEAGSPRLIYADDYYVALAPWASAYPYEFWIIPRRHEPSFINTYPKERRNLAKVLKATLTALKRILNDPPYNLSFNVAPPRWRGESYHWHVEVHPRLTTLGGFELATGAYINIVQPEKAAEEFRLELEKIGY; encoded by the coding sequence TTGAGCGAACCGGAGATTAGGCATGATGTAACCATTGATTGCTTGACGATAATAGCCCCCCATAGAGCAATGAGACCTAAAAAGATGGCTGAAACTAGTTGTCCATTTTGTCCTGGCAATGAGGACAAAACCCCTCCAGCCTCGCTTATCTACTCTCGAATAGGTAGCGAGATAGTTAAGCTAGCAGATAGCGAGCATGAGAGGGTGAGGAGCTGGCTTGTTAGATGTTTTCCAAACATGTTTCCAGCTCTTAGAGAAGACGTACCTTTTGAGGAGAAGTGTAGCGAGGCTTTATTCTTCGCTATGAAGGCTTACAGGGGCTTCGGCTATCATGAAATCATAGTTGAGTCTCCAGATCATAGAGCACATCCACCTAATAGCACATTAAGACAGATGGAGTTGGTTATGGAAGCTTACTTTGAAGTCGTAACGAGGCTTTCATACGAAAGGAATGTGAGGTATGTATGCTTGTTTAGAAATTACAAGTCAGAGGCTGGAGCATCAATTAGCCACCCTCATAGTCAAGTGATAGCCCTCCCCTTAGTACCGCCCACCATAAAGAGAAAGATTAGTGCATCCCGTAGGTACAATAGAGAAAGAGGTGGATGCATGTATTGCGACTTAATAGAGCTAGAAGCAGGGTCTCCAAGGCTAATATATGCTGATGATTATTACGTTGCACTAGCACCATGGGCAAGCGCTTACCCCTACGAGTTCTGGATCATACCTAGGAGACATGAGCCATCCTTCATAAACACGTATCCGAAGGAGAGACGAAATTTAGCTAAAGTTCTTAAGGCCACGCTTACAGCTTTAAAGAGGATTCTTAACGATCCACCATACAACCTCAGCTTCAATGTGGCACCACCGAGATGGAGGGGTGAAAGCTATCATTGGCATGTAGAGGTTCATCCAAGGCTCACAACGCTTGGCGGGTTTGAGCTAGCTACCGGGGCTTACATAAACATTGTTCAGCCAGAAAAAGCTGCTGAAGAATTTAGATTAGAGCTTGAGAAAATCGGGTACTAA
- a CDS encoding aldehyde ferredoxin oxidoreductase family protein, which yields MTDPSIYNVLYIDLTEGKHEVQERRDLFEKYLGGAGVAVKLLEEECPKGVDPLSPENPIIFTVGPLTGLFPLASKTVAMFKSPLTRNFGESHAGGRSAAAIRFAGYGAIVIRGASRNPVYISIVNDKVKIKDATTLWGMRSSYAVGRVLREVEPGAGKRTIMRIGMAGENLVRYANVVVESYRHFGRLGLGAVFGSKKLKAIVIVGTRSVKIDDVKAYTKVYEEIYKEVTETGVMSKYHVLGTSENVLPLNMLGALPTRNLMQARFELAENISGETLAEKYLAKKIACTHCPIGCIHLASLRIAFAPGHEYETLIIPYDYEPIYALGSMLGIGSAGDVLRLIEKIEGLGLDAISTGVVMAWATEAYQRGLITERETMRLRPNWGEDVEVYIRMAERIARRANEFYSALADGVEAAASKYGGLDFALTCGGNEIPGYHTGPAALVGFITGPRNSHLDSAGYSIDQKALVKPMSDEEMIKQLVEEERVRNVLTSLVICLFARGIYKLDRVSRALETLGIRRSLEELMQLGAEIQRAKASFKAREGFNPYNVRIAKRFFETPTPQGRLTEERIMRMISMYIDAADLKDIYRA from the coding sequence ATGACTGACCCAAGCATCTACAACGTTCTATACATAGACTTGACCGAAGGTAAACATGAAGTTCAAGAGAGGAGAGACCTATTCGAGAAGTACTTGGGAGGAGCTGGTGTTGCAGTAAAGCTCCTTGAGGAGGAGTGCCCCAAGGGTGTTGACCCCCTATCACCAGAGAACCCGATAATCTTCACGGTTGGACCTCTAACCGGGCTCTTTCCATTAGCATCAAAGACCGTAGCTATGTTTAAGTCCCCCTTGACTAGAAATTTCGGTGAAAGCCACGCAGGCGGTAGGTCGGCCGCAGCCATAAGGTTCGCTGGCTATGGAGCCATAGTAATTAGGGGTGCATCACGAAATCCAGTCTACATATCCATAGTCAACGACAAGGTCAAGATAAAGGATGCAACGACTCTATGGGGGATGAGGTCAAGCTATGCTGTTGGTAGAGTTTTGAGGGAAGTGGAACCTGGAGCCGGTAAGAGAACAATAATGAGGATAGGAATGGCGGGGGAGAACCTAGTAAGGTATGCAAATGTCGTTGTAGAGAGCTATAGGCACTTTGGAAGGTTGGGTCTTGGAGCTGTCTTTGGGAGCAAGAAGCTCAAAGCTATAGTCATAGTGGGGACTAGATCCGTTAAGATCGATGACGTGAAGGCATACACTAAGGTCTACGAGGAGATATACAAAGAGGTCACTGAGACGGGCGTAATGAGCAAGTATCACGTCCTCGGAACTTCTGAGAACGTGTTGCCATTAAACATGCTAGGTGCCTTGCCAACGAGAAACTTAATGCAAGCGAGGTTTGAGTTAGCAGAGAACATATCTGGTGAGACATTAGCTGAGAAGTACCTAGCAAAGAAGATAGCCTGCACTCACTGCCCAATAGGTTGTATACACTTAGCTTCACTTAGAATAGCGTTTGCACCAGGTCATGAGTACGAGACCCTCATAATACCCTACGATTATGAACCGATATACGCTCTAGGCTCAATGCTTGGGATAGGCTCAGCTGGAGACGTATTGAGGTTGATAGAGAAGATTGAAGGTCTAGGTCTTGACGCTATAAGCACTGGCGTAGTGATGGCGTGGGCAACTGAGGCTTATCAAAGGGGGTTAATAACGGAGAGGGAGACTATGAGGTTAAGGCCAAATTGGGGTGAGGATGTTGAAGTCTACATAAGGATGGCTGAGAGGATAGCTAGGAGAGCGAACGAGTTCTATAGCGCTTTGGCTGATGGCGTGGAGGCTGCAGCCTCAAAGTATGGAGGCTTAGACTTTGCGCTTACGTGTGGGGGTAATGAGATACCTGGCTACCATACAGGGCCAGCAGCCCTCGTTGGCTTCATCACTGGTCCTAGGAATTCGCACCTCGATAGTGCCGGCTATAGCATTGACCAGAAAGCCCTTGTGAAGCCGATGAGCGATGAGGAAATGATAAAGCAACTCGTTGAGGAAGAGAGAGTTAGAAATGTGTTAACAAGCTTGGTCATATGTCTCTTTGCCAGAGGGATATACAAGCTTGACAGGGTCTCTAGGGCTCTTGAAACCCTTGGGATAAGGAGGAGCCTTGAAGAATTAATGCAGCTAGGTGCTGAGATTCAGAGAGCAAAGGCATCATTTAAAGCTAGAGAGGGCTTTAATCCCTACAATGTCAGGATAGCTAAGAGGTTCTTCGAAACCCCGACACCTCAAGGCAGGCTTACGGAGGAACGGATTATGAGAATGATAAGCATGTACATTGATGCAGCAGACCTCAAGGACATCTATAGGGCATAG
- a CDS encoding 4Fe-4S binding protein has product MPHRVSVVGIERCIGCYSCMFACSRLRFNEVGMARSAIQVRSAGGIERGFIVIVCRACIDPPCAKSCPTSALKPRPGGGVILNEDKCTSCKSCYEACIVRAIVWDDERDKPIVCRYCGFCTKFCPHNVIALESIGREILV; this is encoded by the coding sequence ATGCCTCATCGTGTTTCCGTAGTAGGTATTGAGAGGTGCATTGGGTGCTACAGCTGCATGTTCGCTTGTTCAAGGCTTAGATTTAATGAGGTTGGTATGGCTAGAAGTGCAATTCAAGTTAGGTCGGCTGGCGGCATTGAGAGAGGCTTCATAGTTATTGTTTGTAGAGCGTGCATAGATCCTCCATGCGCTAAGAGTTGCCCTACAAGTGCTTTAAAGCCTAGACCTGGTGGAGGGGTCATATTAAATGAAGATAAGTGTACGTCCTGTAAGAGCTGCTACGAAGCGTGCATAGTAAGGGCCATTGTGTGGGATGACGAGAGAGATAAACCAATAGTATGCAGGTACTGTGGTTTTTGTACAAAGTTCTGTCCCCACAACGTGATAGCCCTCGAATCTATAGGGAGGGAGATCTTAGTATGA
- a CDS encoding Nre family DNA repair protein, producing MVKKFKKFVKVVKAKAPWIEHVIEGFDDACDLNPIDVIVKAPSGSLCVYCKGSKMLCGKPQCPILVRAYSLVKVKSIVSSLDIAGSSPPAVFVGRYGYPYVYAGPLLPPFRGDTRIFDTPELWLQASIQDIVDFRMKLLRGKARFHVRDANEPPKLLEQAQLIAMGARPVNAEMKLLKKPSASLILDDEVQPMGPSAPMKELSIEELSVDKHVENAVSDVDLKARDAILELYERGTPVSQIQRVFSMGLLGVKGQRRLVPTRWSITAIDSTISRTLRDEVVKSTPELEEYRVYGLEVMGNKFVIIMFPGKWSYESIEAWFPGTTWNPSGDFVAFCGDWEGYWGRTTYASMGGCYYAARLAVTEHLAKIGKQASVLVLREAHPGYIMPVGVWIVRESVRRALGGGCERHDNLKDALESAFSKLTINRKLWLQVSRMLREATRQEKLTRFL from the coding sequence ATGGTTAAGAAGTTTAAGAAGTTCGTGAAGGTAGTCAAGGCTAAGGCCCCTTGGATTGAGCATGTTATTGAGGGCTTCGATGACGCTTGCGACTTAAACCCAATAGACGTGATAGTTAAGGCGCCATCAGGAAGCTTATGTGTATACTGCAAGGGCTCTAAAATGCTGTGTGGCAAACCCCAATGTCCTATACTTGTGAGAGCTTACAGCCTAGTTAAAGTCAAGTCGATTGTGAGTTCACTTGACATAGCGGGTTCGTCTCCTCCAGCAGTCTTTGTGGGGCGTTACGGCTATCCATACGTCTATGCTGGCCCCCTTTTACCACCATTTAGAGGTGACACAAGAATATTCGATACACCTGAGCTCTGGCTTCAAGCCTCCATACAGGATATCGTTGACTTCAGAATGAAGCTCCTTCGTGGCAAAGCCAGGTTCCACGTGCGTGACGCTAATGAACCTCCTAAACTACTTGAACAAGCTCAGCTCATCGCTATGGGGGCTAGACCTGTAAATGCTGAGATGAAGCTCTTAAAGAAGCCTAGTGCAAGCCTCATACTTGATGACGAGGTCCAGCCAATGGGCCCTTCGGCTCCAATGAAGGAACTATCGATAGAGGAATTAAGCGTTGATAAGCATGTGGAGAATGCTGTTAGCGATGTTGATTTGAAGGCTAGAGATGCAATACTTGAGCTGTATGAAAGGGGAACCCCTGTCTCTCAAATACAGCGAGTTTTTAGCATGGGCTTACTTGGAGTTAAGGGTCAGAGAAGGCTCGTCCCAACTAGATGGAGCATAACAGCTATCGACAGTACCATATCTAGGACATTAAGGGATGAGGTTGTCAAGAGCACACCCGAATTGGAAGAGTACAGGGTTTATGGCCTTGAGGTCATGGGCAACAAGTTCGTGATAATAATGTTCCCAGGTAAGTGGAGTTACGAGTCGATAGAAGCATGGTTTCCAGGAACAACCTGGAATCCTAGTGGGGACTTTGTAGCCTTTTGTGGGGATTGGGAGGGGTATTGGGGTAGGACAACGTACGCGAGCATGGGTGGATGCTACTATGCAGCTAGGCTAGCTGTGACAGAGCATTTAGCTAAGATAGGCAAGCAAGCCTCAGTTCTAGTTCTTAGGGAGGCTCATCCAGGATACATAATGCCAGTAGGCGTATGGATAGTGAGAGAGAGCGTTAGAAGAGCTCTTGGAGGAGGTTGTGAGAGACATGACAATCTGAAGGATGCTCTAGAAAGTGCCTTTAGCAAGCTAACCATAAATCGCAAACTTTGGCTACAGGTCAGTAGGATGCTTAGGGAAGCGACAAGACAGGAAAAACTTACTAGGTTCCTGTAA
- a CDS encoding radical SAM protein: MAVSLNIKQLISAMRLILGNRLSRFFLNCTINPCPHGYETRLEHILEYIVNDSRMNLSLCRIEALALMLMMSMMRLAHIDFNSFKNYAKIPSVRRGLALVLKGIAKYGITRPQKLPAPFLVVWNFTNMCNLRCRHCYQAADKPLLDELTLSEKLMVVNQLDKADVAAIAFSGGEPLIHPHFPIVAREAASRGMYVAVATNGTMITRSFAERLKKLGVKYVEVSLDSVNPKRHDDFRGVNGAWERTVNGIRNCVEVGLVTGVAMTITKRNYHEVEEMVYFCEELGVNRVVFFNFIPTGRGSEIIDWDLTCNEREDFLRTVYRLATTRKIEVVATAPQLGRVAMQQSLGRVVVPTHFSMGADPGVVALAEFIGGCGAGRIYSAIEPNGDLTPCVFMPIRVGNLREENFEDLWARSPIFIKLRDRDSLEEPCGKCNYRYVCGGCRARAYAYTGNITGPDPGCINFASLSYLKPKLETIEKLSYPRC; the protein is encoded by the coding sequence ATGGCAGTCAGCTTGAACATTAAGCAGTTAATTAGTGCCATGAGACTCATTCTTGGAAACAGGCTGTCGAGATTTTTCCTAAACTGCACCATCAACCCGTGCCCTCATGGTTACGAGACTAGATTAGAGCACATCTTAGAGTACATCGTTAATGATTCGAGGATGAACTTAAGCTTGTGTAGAATTGAGGCTCTTGCTCTAATGCTAATGATGTCGATGATGAGGTTAGCACACATCGACTTCAATTCCTTTAAGAATTATGCTAAGATTCCATCTGTTAGGAGAGGATTAGCGTTAGTCCTTAAGGGCATAGCTAAGTACGGCATTACGAGACCTCAAAAATTGCCCGCTCCATTCCTAGTAGTCTGGAACTTCACGAACATGTGCAACTTGAGGTGCAGACATTGCTACCAGGCGGCCGACAAACCTTTGCTCGATGAACTTACGTTAAGTGAGAAGCTCATGGTTGTGAACCAACTTGACAAGGCTGACGTGGCTGCAATAGCCTTCTCAGGTGGAGAACCACTAATACACCCACACTTTCCAATAGTTGCTCGTGAAGCTGCATCAAGAGGGATGTACGTTGCTGTCGCCACAAATGGCACGATGATAACTAGGAGCTTTGCGGAGAGGCTCAAGAAGCTAGGGGTTAAGTATGTTGAGGTAAGCCTAGACTCGGTTAACCCGAAGAGGCACGATGATTTTAGAGGAGTTAATGGCGCGTGGGAGAGGACTGTTAACGGCATAAGAAATTGTGTTGAAGTTGGCTTAGTTACCGGAGTGGCTATGACCATCACCAAGAGAAATTATCATGAAGTTGAGGAGATGGTCTACTTCTGTGAGGAATTGGGAGTAAATAGGGTTGTATTCTTCAACTTCATACCCACGGGTCGAGGCTCCGAGATAATAGATTGGGACTTGACGTGCAATGAGAGGGAAGACTTCTTAAGGACTGTTTACAGGCTGGCAACGACTAGGAAGATAGAGGTCGTAGCGACAGCACCTCAACTTGGTAGAGTAGCCATGCAGCAAAGCTTAGGTAGAGTTGTGGTACCCACTCATTTCTCAATGGGTGCAGACCCGGGAGTAGTTGCATTAGCAGAATTCATAGGCGGTTGTGGTGCTGGAAGAATTTACTCTGCTATAGAGCCCAATGGTGACCTTACACCTTGCGTGTTCATGCCCATCAGGGTAGGCAACTTGAGAGAGGAAAACTTTGAGGATTTATGGGCTAGGTCGCCGATATTCATTAAGCTAAGGGATAGGGACTCCCTTGAAGAGCCATGTGGCAAGTGTAACTACAGGTATGTGTGTGGTGGCTGTAGAGCGAGAGCCTACGCTTACACTGGAAATATTACCGGTCCTGATCCCGGCTGCATAAACTTCGCTTCTCTAAGCTACCTCAAACCCAAGCTAGAGACTATCGAAAAATTAAGTTATCCGAGATGCTAA
- a CDS encoding homoserine dehydrogenase has translation MSDISLLFIGFGVVGRGLAELILEKMEVLRSSYNIEVKVLGICDLRWGSIVNDDGLDLARALKLVDSGKTLDHYDLPARRGLSSLEAIREVPSDIVIEVTWTNLETGEPGLTHIKEALILGRHVATTNKGPIALAYRELMDIAKAKNVKLKFEGTVLSGTPTFNFRWSCLKALEVRRIRGILNGTTNFILTEMERGVSYSEALRKAQELGYAEADPTLDVDGWDAAAKAVILANVLMDGDLKLRSVERRGIRGISMKEILEAVKNGYKVKLLAEIWKEDDEVKAKVSPTRIPVTDALSSVSGVLNAIQFETDVLEEVTIVGAGAGRRPTGYALLSDILEIASSCQRT, from the coding sequence TTGAGTGACATCAGCCTACTCTTCATAGGGTTTGGAGTTGTTGGTAGAGGGCTTGCAGAACTAATTTTAGAGAAGATGGAGGTCTTGAGGTCAAGCTACAACATTGAAGTTAAAGTGTTGGGAATTTGTGATTTGAGGTGGGGTAGCATAGTCAATGATGATGGTCTAGACTTAGCTAGGGCGCTAAAGCTTGTCGACTCTGGTAAAACACTTGATCACTATGATCTGCCAGCTAGAAGGGGTTTAAGTAGCTTAGAAGCAATAAGGGAAGTGCCATCAGACATAGTAATTGAAGTCACATGGACAAATCTTGAGACAGGGGAACCAGGATTGACTCACATTAAGGAGGCATTAATCTTGGGAAGACATGTGGCCACTACCAACAAGGGCCCCATAGCGTTAGCTTATAGAGAGCTTATGGATATCGCTAAAGCCAAGAATGTAAAGTTGAAGTTTGAAGGGACAGTTTTAAGTGGAACACCTACATTCAACTTCCGATGGTCGTGCCTCAAAGCGCTGGAGGTAAGGAGGATAAGAGGTATACTCAATGGGACAACAAACTTCATACTGACAGAGATGGAGAGGGGCGTAAGTTACAGTGAAGCTCTTCGTAAAGCGCAAGAGTTGGGTTACGCGGAAGCTGACCCAACACTTGATGTTGATGGGTGGGATGCAGCCGCAAAGGCTGTAATACTAGCGAACGTCTTAATGGATGGAGATTTAAAGTTAAGGAGTGTTGAGCGAAGAGGTATAAGAGGCATATCGATGAAGGAAATTCTAGAAGCGGTGAAGAATGGTTATAAAGTGAAGTTACTGGCTGAGATATGGAAGGAAGACGATGAGGTCAAGGCTAAAGTCTCTCCAACTCGTATACCCGTTACAGATGCTTTATCAAGTGTTTCAGGGGTTCTAAATGCCATACAATTTGAGACGGACGTACTTGAAGAAGTTACAATTGTGGGGGCTGGAGCTGGAAGGAGACCAACCGGCTATGCTTTATTGAGCGACATATTAGAGATAGCAAGTTCATGCCAGCGAACATAA
- a CDS encoding HD domain-containing protein, whose protein sequence is MGPRLVHSKVKGWPRLTKFFEMLEGNAHVQSLLRMANMMAVTRLFYNDHGLIHSRMVAGSALEMLDILERKGIQPSLVRDGEGDDEDSRVVVLGGAYLHDIGNSVHREQHHIHGVYLAENILRRLLLKLYADDKYKAIIVKQEILHAIFSHDESVVPLTIEAGVAKVADGTDMAEGRARIPYRLGKSDIHSFSALAIKRVEVKEGEERPIGIVVDMDNEAGIFQVEEILGAKIKTSGIAPLIEVQALKRGVKLKVWKTT, encoded by the coding sequence GTGGGTCCGAGACTTGTTCACTCCAAGGTGAAGGGATGGCCAAGACTTACCAAGTTCTTTGAAATGCTTGAAGGCAATGCTCATGTCCAGTCGCTGCTAAGAATGGCGAACATGATGGCTGTAACGCGGCTGTTCTACAATGACCACGGCCTCATTCATTCTAGGATGGTAGCTGGCTCAGCTCTTGAAATGCTCGATATATTAGAGCGGAAGGGCATTCAACCATCACTAGTAAGGGATGGTGAGGGCGATGATGAGGATTCAAGGGTAGTAGTTTTGGGTGGTGCATACCTTCACGATATTGGAAACTCTGTTCATAGAGAGCAGCATCACATACATGGAGTCTACTTGGCTGAAAACATTCTTAGAAGGCTTCTCTTAAAGCTCTATGCTGACGATAAGTATAAAGCTATTATCGTGAAGCAGGAGATACTTCACGCCATATTTTCTCATGATGAGAGTGTAGTTCCATTAACCATTGAGGCCGGTGTAGCTAAGGTTGCTGATGGAACCGATATGGCTGAAGGTAGGGCAAGGATACCTTACAGGTTAGGTAAAAGTGACATACATAGCTTCTCCGCCTTGGCAATCAAAAGGGTAGAGGTGAAGGAAGGTGAAGAAAGACCTATTGGGATAGTTGTAGATATGGACAATGAGGCAGGCATATTTCAGGTTGAGGAGATCTTGGGGGCCAAGATCAAGACATCCGGAATAGCACCCTTAATTGAAGTTCAGGCATTAAAAAGAGGGGTAAAATTAAAGGTTTGGAAGACAACATAG
- a CDS encoding nitroreductase family protein, which produces MEVLEAIKTRRSVRKFKRDRVPLNIVKEILEAGRWAPSARNSQPWRFILIVDEDLKRRVAEATTAGKFLANAPLGIAVTVDPSITRHPVEDGASATMNMLLAAHALGLGACWIGSHGSVYEDRVKELLNIPRDWILLSIIALGYPDEKPSSSRVELKELIYINKFGSRIELEEVLV; this is translated from the coding sequence ATGGAGGTCTTGGAGGCAATAAAGACGAGGAGGAGTGTTAGGAAATTTAAGAGGGATAGAGTTCCATTAAACATTGTTAAGGAGATACTTGAAGCTGGGAGATGGGCTCCCTCGGCTAGAAATAGTCAGCCCTGGAGGTTCATACTGATAGTTGATGAGGACTTAAAGAGAAGGGTTGCTGAAGCAACTACAGCTGGAAAGTTCTTAGCCAACGCGCCGTTAGGCATAGCCGTGACTGTAGACCCAAGCATTACCAGGCACCCCGTGGAGGATGGAGCTAGTGCAACAATGAACATGCTTCTAGCAGCTCACGCACTAGGTTTAGGCGCTTGTTGGATTGGAAGTCATGGGTCAGTATATGAAGATAGGGTGAAGGAGCTTCTCAATATTCCTAGAGACTGGATACTGCTCTCAATAATAGCTCTAGGTTACCCAGATGAAAAGCCATCTTCAAGCAGGGTTGAGCTTAAGGAGCTCATCTATATTAATAAGTTCGGTTCGAGAATCGAACTGGAAGAAGTGCTGGTTTAG
- the albA gene encoding DNA-binding protein Alba — MSKSRPVSENVVLVGNKPTMNYVLATVIQFNQGVNKVVIKARGRAISKAVDTAEIVKTRFLMNQVEITDVKIGTEKVGEGEQARNISTIEITMERKA; from the coding sequence ATGAGCAAATCAAGACCCGTTAGTGAAAACGTGGTCTTAGTCGGAAACAAGCCAACCATGAACTATGTGCTTGCAACAGTGATACAGTTCAATCAAGGAGTAAACAAAGTAGTCATTAAGGCTCGAGGAAGAGCTATATCGAAGGCCGTTGATACAGCTGAAATAGTCAAGACAAGGTTCTTGATGAACCAAGTTGAGATAACTGACGTCAAAATCGGTACAGAGAAAGTAGGTGAAGGCGAGCAGGCCAGAAACATCTCGACAATAGAGATAACCATGGAGAGAAAGGCTTAA